A genomic segment from Rahnella aceris encodes:
- a CDS encoding nitrate reductase subunit alpha has protein sequence MSKFLDRFRYFKQLAEPFADGHGQTLNTNRDWEDGYRSRWQHDKVVRSTHGVNCTGSCSWKIYVKNGLVTWETQQTDYPRTRPDLPNHEPRGCPRGASYSWYLYSANRLKYPLMRKKLIQLWREAKLNYSDPVDAWGSIVNQPEKAKEYKAARGRGGFVRSSWQEVNELIAASNVYTAKTFGPDRIIGFSPIPAMSMVSYASGARYLSLIGGVCLSFYDWYCDLPPASPQTWGEQTDVPESADWYNSSYIIAWGSNVPQTRTPDAHFFTEVRYKGTKTVAITPDYAEIAKICDQWLAPKQGTDSALALAMGHVILKSFHIDNPSQYFTDYVRRYTDMPMLVMLEPREDGSYAAGRMLRASDLVDNLGQENNPQWKTIAFDENTGELVSPLGSIGYRWGEKGKWNLESREGQDGKDVSLKLSLLDDHDEVVNVGYPYFGGAVSEHFNSVALDEILMHKLPVKRLQLADGSTGLVASVYDLTLANYGIERGLNDENCAQGYDEIKAYTPAWAEKITGVSQQNIERIAHEFADNANKTHGRSMIIVGAGMNHWYHLDMNYRGLINMLIFCGCVGQSGGGWAHYVGQEKLRPQTGWQPLAFGLDWQRPPRQMNSTSFFYNHSSQWRYETVAPQELLSPLADKSKFTGSMIDYNVRAERMGWLPSAPQLNVNPLHIAQQAKAAGLSPADFTVAALKDGSVRFAAEQPDNPQNFPRNLFVWRSNLLGSSGKGHEYMLKYLLGTEHGIQGDDLGIQGGVMPEEVEWQAQGGEGKLDLVVTLDFRMSSTCLYSDIVLPTATWYEKDDMNTSDMHPFIHPLSAAVDPAWDSKSDWEIYKGIAKEFSRVCVGHLGVETDMVTLPIQHDSAAELAQPFGVEDWKKGECELIPGRTAPHLMAVERDYPNTYERFTSVGPLLEKLGNGGKGISWNTDSEVDLLKKLNYTKADGAAKGQPMINTAIDAAEVILTLAPETNGQVAVKAWAALSQNTGRDHTHLALNKEDEKIRFRDIQAQPRKIISSPTWSGLEDEHVSYNACYTNVHELIPWRTLSGRQQIYQDHAWMRAFGESLLVYRPPIDTRAAQPLLNAKPNGNPEMALNFLTPHQKWGIHSTYSDNLLMLTLGRGGPIVWLSEDDAKQLGIEDNDWIEAFNANGSLSARAVVSQRVPAGMTMMYHAQERIVNIPGSEISQQRGGIHNSVTRVCPKPTHMIGGYAQLAYGFNYYGTVGSNRDEFVIVRKMNRIDWLDDEGNDYVQDAVQQEKAK, from the coding sequence ATGAGCAAGTTTCTTGACCGGTTTCGCTATTTCAAACAGCTAGCTGAACCTTTTGCTGACGGCCACGGCCAGACGCTGAATACCAATCGCGACTGGGAAGACGGTTACCGCAGCCGCTGGCAGCATGACAAAGTGGTCCGTTCCACGCATGGTGTGAACTGCACCGGTTCATGTAGCTGGAAGATTTACGTCAAAAATGGTCTGGTGACCTGGGAAACTCAGCAAACTGATTATCCGCGCACCCGTCCGGACTTGCCAAACCACGAGCCGCGCGGCTGTCCGCGTGGTGCCAGTTATTCCTGGTATCTCTACAGTGCTAACCGCCTGAAATATCCGCTGATGCGCAAAAAGCTGATCCAGTTATGGCGCGAGGCCAAACTGAATTACAGCGATCCGGTCGATGCCTGGGGCTCGATTGTGAATCAACCGGAAAAAGCCAAAGAATACAAAGCGGCACGTGGTCGCGGTGGTTTTGTGCGTTCAAGCTGGCAGGAAGTGAATGAGCTGATCGCCGCTTCCAACGTGTATACCGCCAAAACCTTCGGCCCGGACCGTATTATCGGTTTCTCGCCAATTCCGGCGATGTCGATGGTGTCTTACGCTTCCGGCGCGCGTTATCTTTCTTTGATCGGCGGCGTTTGTCTGAGTTTCTACGACTGGTATTGCGATTTGCCACCGGCTTCTCCGCAGACGTGGGGCGAGCAGACGGATGTCCCTGAATCCGCTGACTGGTACAACTCTTCGTATATTATCGCCTGGGGCTCCAACGTTCCGCAGACCCGTACGCCGGATGCCCACTTCTTTACCGAAGTGCGTTACAAAGGCACCAAAACCGTCGCGATTACGCCGGATTACGCTGAAATCGCCAAGATTTGTGACCAGTGGCTGGCACCGAAACAAGGTACCGACAGCGCGCTGGCGCTGGCAATGGGCCATGTGATCCTCAAATCCTTCCACATCGACAATCCAAGTCAGTATTTCACTGACTACGTGCGCCGCTACACCGATATGCCAATGCTGGTGATGCTTGAACCGCGTGAAGACGGTTCTTATGCTGCAGGCCGTATGTTGCGTGCCTCTGATCTGGTGGACAATCTTGGTCAGGAAAATAACCCGCAGTGGAAAACCATCGCCTTCGACGAAAACACCGGCGAACTGGTCTCGCCGTTAGGTTCGATCGGTTACCGCTGGGGTGAAAAAGGCAAGTGGAATCTGGAATCCCGCGAGGGGCAAGACGGTAAAGACGTCAGCCTGAAGCTGAGCCTGCTTGATGATCATGATGAGGTCGTGAATGTTGGCTATCCGTATTTTGGCGGCGCGGTCAGTGAGCATTTCAACAGCGTGGCGCTGGATGAAATTCTGATGCACAAATTGCCGGTCAAACGCCTGCAACTGGCAGATGGCAGTACCGGTCTGGTGGCCAGTGTTTACGACCTGACACTGGCGAACTACGGCATTGAGCGCGGTCTGAATGACGAAAACTGCGCGCAAGGCTACGACGAAATCAAAGCCTACACGCCAGCCTGGGCAGAAAAAATCACGGGTGTTTCTCAGCAGAACATCGAGCGCATCGCGCACGAATTTGCCGATAACGCCAACAAAACCCATGGCCGTTCGATGATTATCGTCGGTGCCGGGATGAACCACTGGTATCACCTCGACATGAACTACCGCGGCCTGATCAACATGCTGATCTTCTGCGGTTGCGTCGGTCAGAGCGGTGGCGGCTGGGCACACTATGTCGGGCAGGAAAAACTGCGTCCGCAAACCGGCTGGCAGCCGCTGGCGTTTGGTCTGGACTGGCAGCGTCCGCCGCGCCAGATGAACAGCACCTCGTTCTTCTACAACCATTCCAGCCAGTGGCGTTACGAAACCGTCGCGCCGCAGGAGTTGTTGTCGCCGCTGGCGGATAAATCCAAATTCACGGGCAGCATGATCGACTACAACGTGCGCGCCGAGCGTATGGGCTGGCTGCCGTCTGCGCCGCAGCTCAACGTTAACCCGTTGCACATTGCACAACAGGCAAAGGCCGCCGGTTTATCGCCAGCAGATTTTACCGTGGCAGCCCTGAAAGACGGCAGCGTGCGTTTCGCGGCTGAACAGCCGGACAATCCGCAAAACTTCCCGCGCAACCTGTTCGTCTGGCGCTCCAACCTGCTGGGCTCTTCCGGTAAAGGCCACGAGTACATGCTGAAGTATCTGCTGGGCACCGAACACGGTATTCAGGGTGATGATTTAGGCATTCAGGGCGGCGTGATGCCGGAAGAAGTCGAATGGCAGGCGCAGGGCGGCGAAGGCAAACTGGATCTGGTGGTGACGCTTGATTTCCGTATGTCCAGCACCTGTCTGTATTCCGACATCGTGCTGCCAACCGCCACCTGGTACGAAAAAGACGACATGAATACCTCGGATATGCATCCGTTTATTCATCCGCTGTCCGCGGCTGTTGATCCGGCCTGGGATTCAAAAAGTGACTGGGAAATCTACAAAGGTATCGCCAAAGAATTCTCCCGCGTATGCGTCGGCCATCTGGGTGTCGAAACCGATATGGTGACGTTGCCTATCCAGCATGATTCCGCCGCTGAACTGGCGCAGCCGTTTGGTGTGGAAGACTGGAAAAAAGGCGAATGTGAGCTGATCCCGGGGCGCACCGCCCCGCATCTGATGGCCGTTGAACGTGATTATCCGAACACCTATGAGCGTTTCACTTCCGTCGGTCCGTTGCTGGAAAAACTCGGTAACGGCGGTAAAGGCATTAGCTGGAATACCGACAGCGAAGTCGATTTGCTGAAAAAACTGAACTACACCAAAGCGGATGGCGCGGCGAAAGGCCAGCCGATGATCAACACCGCGATTGATGCAGCCGAAGTCATCCTGACGCTGGCACCGGAAACCAACGGTCAGGTGGCGGTGAAAGCCTGGGCAGCGCTGAGCCAGAATACCGGTCGCGACCACACGCATCTGGCGCTGAATAAAGAAGACGAGAAAATCCGCTTCCGCGATATTCAGGCGCAGCCGCGCAAAATTATCTCCAGCCCGACATGGTCTGGTCTGGAAGATGAACACGTTTCTTACAACGCCTGTTACACCAACGTGCACGAGTTGATTCCATGGCGCACGCTGTCCGGCCGTCAGCAGATTTATCAGGATCACGCGTGGATGCGCGCCTTCGGTGAAAGCCTGCTGGTGTACCGTCCGCCAATCGACACCCGCGCGGCGCAACCGTTGCTGAATGCGAAGCCGAACGGTAATCCGGAAATGGCACTGAACTTCCTGACGCCGCACCAGAAATGGGGTATTCACTCCACCTACAGCGACAACCTGCTGATGCTGACCTTAGGTCGCGGCGGTCCGATTGTCTGGCTGAGTGAAGACGATGCGAAACAGTTAGGTATCGAGGACAACGACTGGATCGAAGCGTTTAACGCCAACGGCTCACTGAGCGCCCGTGCGGTGGTCAGCCAGCGTGTACCAGCGGGGATGACCATGATGTATCACGCACAGGAACGCATCGTGAATATTCCGGGATCCGAAATCAGCCAGCAGCGCGGTGGTATTCACAACTCCGTCACCCGCGTTTGCCCGAAACCGACCCATATGATCGGCGGTTATGCGCAACTGGCCTACGGCTTCAACTACTACGGCACGGTCGGTTCTAACCGCGATGAATTTGTGATTGTGCGCAAAATGAACCGCATCGACTGGTTAGACGATGAAGGCAATGACTACGTGCAGGACGCCGTGCAACAGGAGAAAGCCAAATGA
- a CDS encoding transporter, which produces MPTEKPAVLNFNDEVTGMIYGFVFRPNRPAERVSSQQVQEAWQQICHDKGFVWIHVNLNHAMSEKWLKKHFGVGEVFFEEIREGSRSTRIERLDDTLLAVLNDVIFRPDETSDEASTLWLSCHQQLVVTARHKPVRLIEQLFKRLEHLDISTPTALLVHLLEEQEDLLEHIVRRANQYVDTIEERLLSHHVKKNRADLGRLRRMLLRFQRLLAPEPTALFRLLNRPPTWIAPAVVQDLRQFAEEFSVVLNDLIALTERIRLLQEEITSRQMEQSNRTLYVLTVITVLALPINIVAGFFGMNVGGIPLASNHHGFILLVMIVGVFTLLAGWYALRHRDDG; this is translated from the coding sequence ATGCCGACAGAAAAACCCGCCGTACTCAATTTCAACGATGAAGTCACCGGAATGATTTACGGCTTCGTTTTTCGTCCAAACCGCCCTGCCGAACGTGTTTCTTCACAGCAGGTTCAGGAAGCCTGGCAGCAGATTTGCCACGACAAAGGATTCGTCTGGATCCACGTCAATCTCAATCATGCCATGTCAGAAAAATGGCTGAAAAAGCATTTTGGCGTCGGTGAGGTGTTTTTCGAGGAAATCCGCGAAGGCTCGCGCAGCACGCGCATTGAACGGCTCGATGACACGCTGCTGGCGGTGCTCAACGATGTGATTTTTCGCCCGGATGAAACCAGTGATGAAGCTTCGACGCTGTGGCTCAGTTGCCATCAGCAACTGGTGGTCACGGCACGTCATAAACCGGTCAGGCTGATCGAGCAATTATTCAAACGACTGGAGCACCTGGACATCAGCACGCCCACCGCGCTGCTGGTGCATCTTTTAGAAGAACAGGAAGATTTACTGGAACACATTGTGCGTCGGGCCAATCAGTACGTGGACACCATCGAAGAGCGACTCCTGAGCCATCACGTGAAAAAGAACCGCGCCGATCTGGGGCGTCTGCGCCGGATGCTGCTGCGGTTTCAGCGTTTACTGGCACCGGAACCGACTGCGCTTTTCCGCCTGCTGAACCGCCCTCCTACCTGGATAGCTCCCGCTGTGGTCCAGGATTTACGGCAGTTTGCCGAGGAATTTTCTGTGGTGCTCAATGACCTTATCGCGCTGACCGAACGCATCCGGTTATTGCAGGAAGAAATCACCTCACGCCAGATGGAGCAAAGCAACCGCACGCTGTATGTGCTGACCGTGATCACCGTGCTGGCGCTGCCGATCAATATTGTGGCCGGTTTCTTTGGCATGAACGTCGGGGGCATTCCGCTTGCCAGCAATCATCACGGTTTTATTTTGCTGGTGATGATTGTCGGCGTGTTTACCCTGCTGGCGGGCTGGTATGCATTAAGGCATCGCGACGACGGCTGA
- a CDS encoding chloride channel protein: MSLKAFNPDVLQKSDLINLLIAIPAGIIAALVTIAFRGAISGINGLMFTDGSDITKAFNEYPKIVWPLITTAGGVIAGFILILALRYENKHGKMPDYLDVIDQRLPGIPVVSTVLRGLSSLASIASGGSIGREGAMVQLSALSGSLLGRFSRFKGVHQSDIIAMAAAGGLAAVYHAPFAGALFVAEIAFGVTAVQRLIPLFISASVAVLTVRSLTDYAPLYLYSSASFSPSFGAIFTVLIIGMATGILGPLFISSIDKVRQWMKPISHPALRLGLGGLGVGLIAMMSPLVLGNGFEVIDLILNNGDLQTSLLVLLILKIVATAITIGSGAVGGLFTPSLLIGAAGGALVCTFLQWLGFDPGPVGLYAAIGMSALLAATSHAPLMSIMMAFEMTLNSSLLFPLMLATAISYVVASRLKVGGTYPVLTRHNARFAAKNAFEYSTVASLISPCSKMYVDASLSEVVSEGLKQRTRYVYVVDREERFLGVVPTNVVAAGLIDGSVKSGSPIGPFIEQEFTTIFQQASYEQAWAMFSNSPLERLPVLENAESRRLLGVITKASLLNKAKDFL, encoded by the coding sequence ATGAGCCTGAAAGCTTTCAACCCTGACGTCCTGCAAAAGAGTGATCTGATTAACCTGCTGATCGCCATTCCCGCCGGGATTATTGCCGCGCTGGTGACAATCGCTTTTCGCGGGGCGATTTCGGGCATTAACGGCCTGATGTTCACCGATGGCAGCGACATCACCAAAGCTTTCAATGAATATCCCAAAATTGTCTGGCCGCTGATCACCACAGCCGGCGGCGTCATTGCCGGTTTTATCCTGATCCTGGCGCTGCGCTACGAAAACAAGCACGGCAAAATGCCTGATTATCTGGATGTTATCGATCAGCGTCTGCCGGGCATTCCGGTGGTCAGTACCGTGCTGCGCGGGCTGTCGTCGCTAGCCAGTATTGCCAGCGGTGGTTCAATCGGTCGCGAAGGGGCAATGGTGCAGTTATCCGCGCTGAGCGGCAGTCTGCTCGGGCGTTTTTCGCGTTTCAAAGGTGTACATCAGTCAGATATTATCGCCATGGCCGCCGCGGGCGGACTGGCGGCGGTGTATCACGCCCCGTTTGCCGGCGCGCTGTTTGTGGCGGAAATCGCCTTTGGTGTGACCGCAGTTCAGCGACTGATCCCGTTGTTTATCTCGGCGTCGGTCGCGGTGCTTACTGTCCGTTCTCTGACCGATTACGCGCCACTGTATCTGTATTCTTCCGCCTCTTTCAGCCCGTCTTTCGGCGCGATTTTCACCGTGCTGATTATCGGCATGGCGACGGGGATTCTCGGGCCGCTATTCATCTCATCAATCGATAAAGTCCGTCAGTGGATGAAACCCATCTCGCATCCCGCGCTGCGCCTGGGGCTCGGCGGGCTGGGCGTCGGGTTGATCGCGATGATGTCGCCGCTGGTGCTGGGTAACGGTTTTGAGGTGATTGATTTAATCCTCAATAACGGCGATTTACAGACGTCGTTACTGGTGCTGCTGATCCTGAAAATTGTCGCCACAGCGATCACCATCGGGTCCGGTGCGGTCGGCGGGTTGTTTACGCCGTCGTTACTGATTGGTGCGGCAGGCGGGGCGCTGGTGTGTACTTTCCTGCAATGGCTGGGGTTCGATCCCGGTCCGGTCGGTTTATATGCCGCGATCGGCATGAGCGCATTGCTGGCGGCGACCAGTCATGCGCCGCTGATGTCGATCATGATGGCGTTTGAAATGACCCTCAACAGTTCGCTGCTGTTCCCGCTGATGCTGGCGACGGCGATTTCTTATGTCGTGGCCTCACGCCTGAAAGTCGGTGGCACGTATCCGGTGCTGACACGTCATAACGCGCGGTTTGCGGCGAAAAATGCCTTTGAATACAGTACGGTGGCGTCACTGATTTCGCCATGTTCGAAAATGTATGTTGATGCCTCGCTGTCTGAAGTGGTCAGCGAAGGGCTGAAACAGCGCACGCGATATGTGTACGTGGTGGACAGGGAGGAGCGTTTTCTCGGCGTAGTGCCGACCAATGTGGTGGCAGCAGGGCTTATCGATGGCAGCGTGAAATCCGGCAGCCCGATTGGCCCGTTTATCGAGCAGGAATTCACGACGATTTTCCAGCAGGCCAGTTACGAACAGGCGTGGGCGATGTTCAGCAATTCGCCGCTTGAACGTTTACCGGTGCTGGAAAACGCTGAATCCCGCCGTCTGCTGGGGGTGATCACCAAAGCCTCGCTGCTGAATAAAGCCAAAGATTTCCTGTAG
- a CDS encoding type II toxin-antitoxin system RelE/ParE family toxin, translating to MNDMLRISSFRDQWLEDFFHFATPHRKIPWTLATALERKLDMINAAMDYRDLLWPPGNRYEDLAPPLKGFSSIRVNEQYRLIFYWREGKAHGLYLDPHGYRSYR from the coding sequence ATGAACGATATGCTCAGGATAAGCAGTTTCCGCGATCAATGGCTGGAAGACTTTTTCCACTTCGCCACTCCCCATCGCAAAATACCCTGGACGCTGGCAACTGCTCTGGAAAGGAAGCTGGATATGATCAATGCCGCAATGGATTATCGCGATTTACTCTGGCCCCCGGGCAATCGCTATGAAGATCTGGCCCCCCCGTTAAAGGGATTTTCATCGATCAGGGTGAATGAGCAGTACCGTCTGATTTTTTACTGGCGGGAAGGAAAAGCACATGGCCTGTATTTAGATCCCCACGGTTACAGGAGTTACCGGTAA
- a CDS encoding HigA family addiction module antitoxin yields the protein MAVTTRKPATVGDILLYEFLEPAGLRINDLADMLNVHRNTISALVNNNRRLTVDIAFRLAKTFETSVEFWLNLQTNVDIWEVRNNPRLMDDINKVAHLKDFMKKS from the coding sequence ATGGCTGTGACCACACGTAAACCCGCTACTGTTGGTGATATTTTACTTTACGAATTTCTCGAACCTGCAGGCCTGCGGATCAACGATCTCGCCGACATGCTGAATGTTCACCGCAATACCATCAGCGCACTGGTGAATAACAACCGCAGACTGACCGTTGATATTGCCTTCCGGCTGGCAAAGACATTTGAGACCTCTGTCGAGTTTTGGTTAAACCTGCAAACCAATGTCGATATTTGGGAAGTGCGCAATAACCCGCGCCTGATGGATGACATTAACAAAGTCGCCCATCTGAAAGATTTTATGAAAAAGTCATGA